The stretch of DNA gtctctctatttccgTTAGCATGATAAATTGATTGTACTTTTGAAAATTGATGcaaatctcttaaaaagggcttcaatttagttggaattaaattaattacaggaaaataatttttcaatcttcttcaaattcagctagatatacacgttttgatacatatctattaatgcaattatgccatcgatatgcgATAGCTTATTGCCCTTAACCTACGTTCgatattattttcaatgacCAGGCCGTTTTATCTTTTCctctttattatgtacattatATAGATGTAATAGTTTGTTTGTATTCCTCATTAGACCTTATCAATTTTTCGTAAGTGTCTCCTAAATTGCATTTGCTGTGAAAATTTTCGATTTACTGTTTGCCTTATATTGCTTTTAGTTGCATATTCCGCCAAACTTGCCCTTCCTATATTTTTTCTGTGCTTTTATCTTGCTTTCCTCGCGTTTTTATTAGTTGTTAGTAATTATTCcgtgaaagttacattttctgttttactGTGTCATAATCGCATACACTTCGAATGTCGCTGTAATTGTATCAGTTGTGACTTATTCCtaggatttattcattttatccctcattcaattatatttattctaacctgtagcgctgtaggtgtcgctgcttgaagaccttcttAGGTCCCTCGCACAAAATCATGATTAgtactgtaatttattcattatgTCACTTCATGTTTGAACgtgtttttttgtgatgacaaaataaacgattgattgattgactgATTGATAggattgttattatttttacttaacatgtttgattttattcgtctgtatattgaatattttgatatttagtcatagttttctcaaactttctcaaatgtcttcttcaaggtatttctgataatcttattgattagtatcttttggtcacCACTAGATCAtgaaaaatgaggaaaattttagaatccactttttaaggcatcaatgtctccctttTCCCCATAgcttgataaatggatagtcattttaaaaactgatgccaatatCTTAAAAAGGGTTTCAATGTAtttggaattaaaataatatcatgaaaataattttttaatcttctttaaatttagctagatatacacgtttttatacatatttattaatccattatgacatcgatatgattatgattatttttactcaacatgtttgaatttatttgtctgtatattgaatatttttatataaagtcatatttttctcaaactttctcaaatttattcttcaaggtatttctgataatcttattgattagtatcttttggtcgccactagatcaaaaaagatgagaaaaattttagaatccactttttaaggcatcaatgtctctctattccccatagcatgataaatggatagtcatttaaaaaactgatgccaatctcttaaaaagggcttcaatttctTTGGAATTGACTTAATATCATGAGAATAATTgtttaatcttcttcaaatttagctatatatatacgcttttatacatatttattaatccaattatgccatcgatatgattatgattatttttactgaacatgtttgaatttatttgtctgtatattgaatattttgatattaagtcatatttttctcaaactttcgcaaatttatttttcaagttatttgtgataatcatattgattagtatcttttagTCGCCACTACATaaaaaaagatgaggaaaattttagaatccactttttaaggcatcaatgtctccctattccccatagcatgataaatgggcagtcattttaataactgatgccaatctcttaaaagggcttaaatttatttggaattaactcgatatcatgtaaataattttttaatcttcttcaaatccAGCTAGATATACaggtttttatacatatttattaatccaattatgtcatcaatatgaatatgaatatttttactcaacatgtttgaatttatttgtctgtatattgaatattttgatattgagtcatatttttctcaaactttcgcaaatctatttcttcaagttatttgtggtaatcgtattgattagtatcttttggtcgccactagatcaaaaaatatgagtaaaattttagaatctactttttaaggcatcaatgtctctctatttcccatagcatgataaatggattgTAATTTTGGAAattgatgccaatctcttaaaaagggcttaaattcatttggaattaaattaattacaggaaaataatttttcaatcttcttcaaattcagctagatatacacgttttgatacatatctattaatccatatatgccatcgatatgattggtattatttttacttaacatgtttgaatttatttgtctgtatattgaatattttgatatttagtcatagttttctcaaactttctcaaatgtcttcttcaaggtatttctgataatcttattgattagtatcttttggtcacCACTAGATCAtgaaaaatgaggaaaattttagaatccactttttaaggcatcaatgtctccctattccccatagcTTGATAAAAGGGTagtcattttaataactgatgccaatctcttaaaaagggcttcaatttatttgaaattaaaataattccaATCGTTAAATTCCGATGTGTAATAAAAGCTTGGTATCTGCTTCTTCGTGATCGTTGACCAAAGAAGGCTGGCCCGGTACGCAAAGCTGAAATTGATGCAGTGACACTCAGAATCGTGGCcgataaaaattttcatatttcctGCAGGACGAGGAGGTTGATAATTCggagcaaacaaaattaaacattcCACGAGAGCCTCCTTATTCATGCcggaaaacaaaaactttttaaactGTTTCGGCGTTTTTTGTTctaattctattattttgatGATTTCGCTTTCATTCGATGATCGGGGACACCTTTCAGAAATTTTTATGCTAGTATCTGGATAGGTGTCACACACAAAGTCAACCCTGTTACAATTGTAAGACTTTGCCATATTAATTATTCTGTCGAAAATCAAATTCAAGAGTGTTCCAAAAGTTTCCGGAATATTATTCAACGATTGCAGTAAAGCCATACCATCTATTACGAGAGCTGCATTCAATGGATATGATCTGACTAATACTTCTGGCACACTATTTTCCAATTCGTGCAAAAGCCTAGCTTTATTAGTTCTCGTCGGCGTTCCGTTTGGTGAACCAATAGATGCTGGGATAGCAGTTAATGGATGTTCTAGCATTTCTTGGAGTTCTATATTTTTCGTTTTCCCAACAAGTAGAAACCTATAGAAATTATCTTCTGATTTTTTAGAGAAGTGTGGTACTTTTTCGTTAATTTTGGCGCTACCTAAAGCAAATGTTCTTGATTTTCGTTGGAGTAAATATACTTACAGTTGAAATAGCAAGAATTCGGTTTCGGCAAAATAAATCTGCGTTGCTTTTCCCCATCGGGAACAATCGTGTGTTTTTGTAGTTGGAATTCGGTCAATGCAGTGTCATGCTCTAgcacagcgtttcccaaactgtattccgcggaacactagtgttccgcgagcatcttcgaagtgttccgtggaaaaggaatcaaaaaaaCGTCTTAAATAGTCGCCATGGAGATCTAtggcagggcttcccaaactagtaCTAATTCCAGTCGGATACAGTACCGATATCGATGATACGATACCTTCTGGATCAGTTCGCATCAGATCATGCTGGCCTGCATGGAGTTTATCTTGGAAAACTGGTCGAAGCTGAAAATAACATGAACATTCGAACGTCAGATGTAACGTACTGTATATTTGATTCCATAAAAAGACTGCTTACACAAAGCTCATGGATTTTGATTTAAACTAAAGTTCGAACGCCGGGGCTTGGAATGCTCTTGCCATATTTTActtcgtttgttgttgtttacttttacgctgcttttattattgttgtttatcgTCCAGTCGACAACGACTGAACTAGTTGATTGCGTTCGTGATCACATTGATTATCGCATTTTGTGCACcgcttgtttgtttgtttgttgtattCTACACTTCTCCGTTATTTTCTTGTACAGTACAGTTGTATAGTAGAAACTGCAGTCTATGTTCAAACTCACATCCACACGAAGTGTTTACGCCcgaataatatttcaattgtaaGTCAGGCTATTATATATATGGGGGATCATGGGACGTTATCCCTTTGAAGCAGCAATTACCGGTATGTGAACTATTTggtttatataattttgtttttattcattgcCTTCTTACTTCTAATTACAATATATAGCGCAGAACTTATATCATCAAATATTGTGTGATATACCGGTAAGTGATATCTAtaccagtgttcttcaaccttttttatcgaagtataccttttacagtttttcaagaactttgtataccttacaaataccaatgtttatttaaggctcaaataaacaataaattttaaattaaatttaatcacatattgtactgcaatatcatcatgcaatctaataggctaatgaccgcaagttataaatttgactgactgCCTTAGCGTCGATGGGAATAATGTTCGACGTAAATCAAACAAAGTGCATGGCAtccgaaatcaccaacccagacacATGCCcatattatctatataatttgtggtGTAACAACGTGTCGGTTCGGTTCTTAGAATTAATaacattttacatttcatgtgcgccacgtttgcattgttgtatccaattgaatattttataggctgtacacccttcgtataccctttatcagctgtatacccaacttatggtctggtatacacttgggtataccgtatacccggttgaagagcactgatctaTACTATGATTTTGTTATTTAGCTCAAATGGTATAAGTTAACATTATAgggaaaatacaaataatatctGACCAATGAAAGAAACCACTAACTAAATCGATGTAAGCTATTCAACATATtgtgatcatttttttttaatatgtttttatattttttttctagcacttatttattatatcatatgGAAAGTCTCATTCTACTGTTCTAGATAATGCTCCCTGGGTGTGTGCTTTTATGTTGGTTTGATCATATCAAGGTTGCAAGTCATCAtcattgatataaaatatttaaatattacctTCTTGTTGTTCAGGTTATTTTTCGCTTTCAGAAACCTAATTTTTGACACAGTTTAACTCTCTAATTGAAGACAAGAAGGGACATTTTTGTGAAGGATCAGCAGCACCTCAATCAAACTATGTTTCTTGATGTTTTAGAAGTGAGTTTTTCCAGCGTGGAAAGAATTATTAAAATACTAGGCTACTACTTAATTACTGCAGACAATGAGTTGGTTTACCGGTATAAATATTTGCACAAATACTAAATTATAATGGAGGTTATCTTATTCTAGATGTTGGAATAATATACCAATTCTGGGCATGAACAAGCTCTGTTGTGGAATTTGTTCCCCTGGCTGAGTTGACTTAATTTTTTAAGTTGACTTGTGACAGTAGAGCACAGTTCTCCAAAGGCCAATTTCTATGTTCTGacatttgtttcattaataCAAAGACTCCATCTGTCTCTAAAAGGAGGGCTTCTGGCATGACGCAGACGTGCCAGATTGTGCCAAGCATATCTCAATAGTTATCTGAATTTGATGCGACCATCACATGGCCAAAAGTGCAATTTCTGGCttaaaactctcgaatgctatGGTTAAAATTTGTTCCTCCAGTCAATCGGACTATTTTTTCTGATGAATCTGATGGTGACGTTTTTAGATTGCActtcatttttgtttgtttatgcgTTGATTCATTCATGTTGATATGGAGGGCAGACTGTCTCATTAATGGAGtgggagtggtgactcctctgcggcccatgggccggggccacggcccatcgaattgggccttggcccatcaggctatgggccgcggcccatcaaagggtgtaaagaaactattcacttggctaacacagacagtccccgaactcataatagaactataatgtaaaaaatctgaattttttttgtccataccctaacctggtacacatactacaggagtatatttttttggttcgaatattgacaatttggtaaaaattgaaaattttgttgagataattgaatttttcctgatggggccgcggcccatcaagctatgggccacggcccatgtggcccaattagatgggccgtggccccggcccatgggccgtagaggagtcaccactcctgtAGCATTAATGAGGAGTTTGCACTTACTGTTAATAAAGATGTTTTTCAGTGTAGGACTGCTATTCTTGGAATCTGAGAACTGTGCCAACAACTGGACACTAGAGAACAACTGTCTAGTCAGACTAGTGGCATCTCTGTCTTAACTTTTCAGTGGTCTTTACAATACTTTTTTATACTCTTTTCACTTGTAATTGAGGGCCTTGGACCCTAGTTTGAACAAACAAAAAGCATAATTTTATGCCTATCAGTTGTCTTTCAGATTCACTATTTTCGTTGATTCTTTTAAAATGACATGAATGgttaatagaaaaattatttgaatcatgagaaaaaaaaaacaacttCTCATTAAGTTTCcagtcttattaaaaaaataagtcATCATTTCCAAAGTTTTAGTGCTAGGAAATGGGATTAGAATTCTGGCCCCAGATGTTTAGAATTCTGGCCCCAGATGTTTAGATGACTTTTTTTCGCCTCATTAAAATAAGGCTATCACATCATTTTCTGAGTCTCTGTCGATGAGAGTCTTGTTAGATGGAGTATAGCTTTCTTCTTTATTGTACTTGCCATATTGAGTCAAgaggtattttttatttttaagtgaGCAGAAGAATTCCccaaatttttgaaatcaaatataCAAGATAATAACGCTAGATTAAGGCAAGGGCAACTTTGGTTCTAattgtaaatatcatttttcagaATTTAGATTCTTGACGCTGATAGATATGGAGATTTCATCATCATCCTGATATCTGAGATATGAATGTTGATAACTTCAACAATTTTCAGGTAGATATGGTCTGACTTTTGTGATTTTTACCAGATTTTTCATTATGTAAGGTCAGTTTTCCACAACCTTGAGTTGGTTGGACTTGACAGCTGTTATCCCAAGCCCAGTCAAAGTTTTTTAGAGGTAAATGTTTGATTTATGATTCATGACTTTTATCAAAAGAATGTTCATACCCCAAAATTGGATGTGTATAAATGGAAGCTTCAGGTCTCTAGTATGGTTTTATAATGGTTTTAGTACGCATTTATCCTGCAATATATTGATAAGTATAATTActgataatataaatattgatagGCATGTTCCCAACAGTCAAGAGTACTGAAAAAacggcgctccggaagtgtgtgtaccagatatggaggtaactaatttttttcgccaCATCAAgttgtaaagggacggaagcatATGGGCTGGTGGGGGTATATTCAcgggctaacacagacagtccccgaactcgtaataaaactaaaataaggaaaatctgattaaagttatggcctaaccccaacctggtacaaacactacgggagtagCGAAAAACAGCAAAGATATTGTGTCATGTTCTCCAGAGCTTGGGTTTGGTGCGCGAATTTCATAGACATAGCTAAAATATAATTAGCAGGGCGACAAACAAAATTTCCTGTTAACTCTTCAAGCAGGATGTGTATTGTTATGATTTAATATACCTAGGTACATGTTCACATGCATGGGTCAAACTTTCAAAGCTGGAAACTCATTTCCATACTTGCCTGtctgtaaaattaaatttatggCGGTTCACAACATATTCAAATAAAGAGTTACAGAAGTTTATACTTTTTCTCCATTCTCTCAAACTTCTATAAAGAAACCAGTTTCTCCTATATAAATTCTGTATGCAATCTCTCTACAATAAAATATTCCATGTTTTATTTGCTCTATGCAGATGAACAATTGGGTAAATTGGTTGCTCAAAGATTAGATGATTGTTAGTTCATAGATGCATCTTGATTATCTTGAGAGTGACAAAGCATTGAATACCAGATTATTAAAATATGGAAATACGCTCTTTTTAACATTATATAGTCGCCATCACAGTAAGCTCAATATACCTATATCTTACCTATAAtgctataatatatattatatttgtcatattttatttcatatttcagtcACGGCACCTCCTGCCCAAACAGTAATTGTAACAACTGAGACCCAGAAGACAAAAGATCAGCCAGCAAAAATGTGGAGAGAATACAGGTACGGTAATTATTTAGTTCAtagctcagggtggtccaaggttaacggcctcgcgggccacactattatttttgtattgttcgcgggcaaCAATAATTCCAAGAATAGGGAACATTGCAATACAAGACAAaaacttttattgtccaaatacattgatcattatttgtaatttatcaagctaaaacatgccaaaactaccaaaaaactcactaaagcGTGCAAAATCGTACTatatttagtgtaagatttcaaactcttcataatgGAGCAAATGTCATTTTAGATTGTCATGACACAATTTATAAACATATTGAGCAAgtattgtggtattttccctcccATATTCATTCAAACATCTGCTCaaattggtcagctttctttCTCATGTTcacaaaataactgcagattgttTGATTActgaattttatcaaatttgagaGGGTAATTAGTATTGTGACTTTATTTTTCTTTGCTGGTCTTAAAGGTGTTGTATACTCGATGGCAGAGCAATCCGTCTTTCACAACTTCTGTCATTTCTATATTACTAAAAAACTTTAATGTTGAAACTTTCTGATTGTTGAAGTGACTCACGAATGGCTATCCCAGGGCCTCACATTGTATAAATCCGGTCCTGTTGGTACAGGACCAGTGTCCGCATATAATTGTTATCGGTACATCTTGTGTGGTGCACGAAATATTTCTCTTGTAGCACAGCACTCTATCGTTGCAACATTAGCAAATAATTATTTTGCACAGTTGATAAAACACTAGGACATGCTGGTCAACATATTCCATTTCCAAACAAATCCTTTATTAGAAAGTCcatacaaataaaaatcagTCGCTCGCATTCTATAAGAATataaaagaatgaaaaatagTACAAACATTCTATATTCGATAACTTTTATTTGCTAAAGCTCCAcagtaattttcaaatttgtccacCCTGCATAGTAAGAATGTGCAACTCACTGTTGATCAAATCAACTAGGGAAAGCAAATTCAAATCCTGTGGTGGTTCGCAACTTTTAATTAGGTAAAGTTCCCATAAACCGAGCGCATGTATCAGAATAAATTTCCTACTTAGGTATCTCATACTACTAAGTGAAAAAAAAGTTGTGGTTTGACCTATGATTAAATCATTCAATCACAATCACTTTACCAATACAGGTGATGATCAACATAAGTTTATTCTTCGAGGACATTCCATAAACTAATATACAGGGTTTAGGCCCTGTTGGGGGGAACCTGTCACAAATTTTTACAGAATTGAAATCACACAATCTTTTTGATTACCATTTCAACAAAAAGTTATGTTTGCCAAGGATCAAGGTTTTGTGAGAAAGAATATTACTTTGgataacaaaaacaacttcaatGAGTTGATATAACCAAAGTCAAAGCAGCAAAcgatgtcatttttttttaaaagtgagGGTATTTTGCTTGCAAACTTTACCCCTAGGTGAATTCATAACCACTAATATAGTAAAATaatgatcatttttatttaccactgcaaaacaaaatcaaaactGTTTGCATTGAAATCATAATATTGTTATCTGATTTCTGAAATTCACCACAAAGCATATTTGAAGTAAGAGTTGAAAAGCATATTTCTTTGCTCAATATTATAGGCAGACCAAATTTTAGAAGTctaataaaatattgcattaaAATATTGCTAGCAATGATATACTCATACTCATTGGTATTAAATCCCACTGGTTATTTTGTTCATACGCTTGGAActgtaaaaatgaaaacaacttACTTATACAAAGAGTATTTGAACCAATTCCTGAACTACTaggaattgaaaatttgttaatCCTACACTACAGCATACATTTcaagaatgaataaaaaaatagagaAGCAACGTAAAAAGTAaagttttgataatttattttcttaaGATAATATAATGAACTGTTTCATTCTTTGTTCTATAATTTTTTGGCACATTATGACTCATTGATTCCAAGTTGGATTTTTAACTCCCATGCTTGCTCATCTGTCGATCATTTCCTGTAATGTCATTTGACACTTTTTTCCATTGTTTTTGTTGCTTGCATTACATGCTGAAATAATAGATATCAATTAACGTGTTGGTGTCAAAACATTGGTAGTCAACTAGCCAATGAgaactaaatttttattgtatagCGCAAAGTTATCACAGGAATATTGGGGTTTccaaacatattttttcaatatacgGAATGTTTTCCAAACAATCATATTCCTTAACATTCCAGAATATTTTTGAGGGAACATTTGTAtaccagtgttcactattagcgcacttttttgcgaaaattgcgaagcactttcgcaactttttttagggactgcgaaatagcactttttccCGATTTtaaagagaaatagcacttttttcccattttgaatagaataaaaattcaaagttaacaaatattttcgagtattaagttggcaaataagtaacatactagtacttttgtaactcaattctgcatatcataacgatatttaccggagttctaacctatgagatgcagacataggagataaagcttttgcattaacggcaaaattcttg from Styela clava chromosome 14, kaStyClav1.hap1.2, whole genome shotgun sequence encodes:
- the LOC144432088 gene encoding uncharacterized protein LOC144432088 isoform X3, whose protein sequence is MNVDNFNNFQACSQQSRVLKKRRSGSVCTRYGVTAPPAQTVIVTTETQKTKDQPAKMWREYRYFVNICNKIIISLKP
- the LOC144432088 gene encoding uncharacterized protein LOC144432088 isoform X2, whose amino-acid sequence is MNVDNFNNFQACSQQSRVLKKRRSGSVCTRYGVTAPPAQTVIVTTETQKTKDQPAKMWREYSSQHKIPTNSKMKGYKGTG
- the LOC144432088 gene encoding uncharacterized protein LOC144432088 isoform X1; translation: MNVDNFNNFQACSQQSRVLKKRRSGSVCTRYGVTAPPAQTVIVTTETQKTKDQPAKMWREYSSARFYQSNHMNTNQSIVASLKHQTKSLVLNIRFQQTQR